In Cutaneotrichosporon cavernicola HIS019 DNA, chromosome: 1, one DNA window encodes the following:
- a CDS encoding uncharacterized protein (Hydrolyzes a variety of simple alpha-D-galactoside as well as more complex molecules such as oligosaccharides and polysaccharides), with protein sequence MTKILQNGGAKVTEVKAAISVLGSRAFSLNAWGMNYAFHVDANGDLIHDHFGTPAAVQPTEVGNGHISGWATGMTDEKRELPDSGRGDFRLPAIHIRTGAGHTVTDFKYTGYQVMRGKPELEGLPSTFGGDRDVSTLIVTLEDEESGLEATLRYSVFPSHNAVAKSYTITNKGSEEVEIKRAASFTLNLDAGEWDMVYLAGDWARETNQVRRRIDVGTQGFQSLCGYSSHFFNPFVALVSSETSETSGPAYGLSFVYSGSFAVEVERFVTDRVRANIGLNPLHLDWKLAPGESFTTPECVAVFSDQGLGGMSRNLHRLYRNHLSRSEWTHRHRPVLLNSWEGMYFDFDAEKLYTKAKDCAELGVKLYVMDDGWFGVKHPRTDDHAGLGDWVPNPDRFPNGLKDLVDRATALQVSGSKDKLKFGLWVEPEMVNPQSELYEAHPDWVLHAGKHKRTEQRSQLVLDLSRREVQDYIIDAIGSVLASADVSYVKWDNNRAIHELPSPATAHAYMLGLYRVIDSLTCRFPHILWEGCASGGGRFDPGLLHYWPQSWTSDNTDALDRLHIQFGTSLAYPPSSMGAHISAVPNHQTHRVTPLEFRAHVAMMGGSFGFELDLQSMNDDERRQIHNIVALSEKVSPYVLKGDLYRLASPESNYPAALFMLPDGSEGVLLAFCMQSRIHKFSPPLMLAGLNLNAAYEVDCKTYTGSELMRSGLKMSWDSRDYQSRVLFVKRLPDNC encoded by the exons ATGACTAAGATTCTTCAGAACGGAG gcgCCAAGGTgaccgaggtcaaggccgccATCAGTGTGCTTGGgtcgcgcgccttctcGCTCAATGCCTGGGGCATGAACTACGCCTTCCACGTCGACGCGAATGGCGATCTGATTCACGACCATTTCGGTACACCAGCAGCGGTGCAGCCGACCGAGGTCGGGAACGGGCACATCTCGGGCTGGGCGACCGGCATGACCGACGAGAAACGCGAGCTCCCAGACTCAGGACGCGGCGACTTCCGCCTCCCCGCCATCCACATTCGCACTGGTGCCGGCCATACCGTCACCGACTTCAAGTACACCGGATACCAGGTTATGAGGGGCAAACCagagctcgagggcctgCCATCGACATTTGGTGGCGATCGGGATGTCTCGACACTCATCgtcacgctcgaggacgaggagagcggtCTCGAGGCCACGCTCCGCTACTCGGTCTTCCCGTCACACAACGCGGTCGCAAAGTCGTACACTATCACCAACAAGGGCAGTGAGGAAGTCGAGATCAAGCGTGCTGCCAGCTTcaccctcaacctcgacgcgggGGAGTGGGACATGGTCTACCTTGCCGGAGACTGGGCACGCGAGACTAACCAggtccgccgccgcatcgacgtcggcacCCAGGG gtTCCAGAGCCTGTGTGGATACTCGTCGCACTTCTTCAACCCCTTCGTGGCGCTTGTGTCGTCGGAGACGAGCGAGACCAGCGGCCCGGCATACGGCCTTTCATTTGTCTACTCTGGCTCGTTCGCggttgaggtcgagcggTTCGTTACCGaccgcgtgcgcgccaacATCGGCCTCAACCCGCTCCACCTCGACTGGAAGCTGGCACCAGGCGAGTCGTTCACCACGCCCGAGTGCGTCGCAGTGTTCTCGGACCAAGGACTCGGCGGCATGAGCCGCAACCTTCACCGCCTGTATCGCAACCACCTGAGTCGGTCTGAATGGacccaccgccaccgccctGTGCTCCTCAACTCGTGGGAGGGCATGTACTTTGACTTTGACGCGGAGAAGCTGTAcaccaaggccaaggattgcgccgagctgggtgTCAAGCTCTACGTCATGGATGACGGATGGTTTGGCGTCAAGCACCCGCGCACAGACGATCACGCTGGTTTGGGCGACTGGGTGCCAAATCCCGACCGCTTCCCGAACGGACTCAAGGACCTGGTGGACCGTGCCACCGCTCTCCAGGTCAGCGGCAGTaaggacaagctcaagtTTGGTCTCTGGGTCGAGCCGGAGATGGTCAACCCCCAGAGTGAGCTGTATGAGGCGCACCCCGACTGGGTTTTGCACGCGGGCAAGCACAAACGGACAGAGCAGCGTAGCCAGCTCGTACTCGACCTCTCGCGCCGCGAGGTGCAGGACTACATCATCGACGCCATTGGGTCCGTTCTCGCATCGGCGGACGTCTCATATGTCAAGTGGGACAACAACCGCGCGATCCACGAACTGCCCTCGcccgccaccgcccacGCCTACATGCTCGGACTATACCGCGTAATCGACAGCCTCACCTGCCGCTTCCCGCACATCCTGTGGGAAGGTTGTGCATCTGGCGGTGGACGCTTCGACCCGGGTCTCCTGCACTACTGGCCCCAGAGCTGGACCAGTGACAACACGGACGCCCTTGACCGCCTGCACATCCAGTTTGGCACGTCGCTCGCCTACCCCCCAAGCAGCATGGGTGCACACATCTCGGCCGTCCCGAACCACCAAACCCACCGTGTGACGCCGCTCGAGTTCCGCGCCCATGTCGCGATGATGGGTGGATCCTTTGGTTTCGAGCTGGACCTGCAATCGAtgaacgacgacgagcggcgACAGATCCACAACATTGTCGCTCTCTCTGAAAAGGTCTCTCCCTACGTTCTGAAGGGTGACCTGTACCGCCTCGCCAGCCCGGAGAGCAACTACCCCGCCGCACTTTTCATGCTCCCGGACGGTAGCGAGGGCGTACTCCTCGCCTTCTGCATGCAGTCCCGCATCCACAAGTTCTCTCCGCCGCTGATGCTTGCcggcctcaacctcaacgcCGCGTACGAGGTCGACTGCAAGACGTACACGGGGTCGGAACTCATGCGTTCCGGTCTCAAGATGAGCTGGGACTCGCGCGATTACCAGAGCCGAGTTCTGTTTGTCAAGCGTCTTCCTGACAACTGCTAG
- the ARP1 gene encoding uncharacterized protein (Actin): MAAEFDDVLMNQPVVIDNGSGTIKAGFAGQEQPTCYIPSFVGRPKHPRVMAGAIQDTHFIGKRAQELRGLLKIKYPIEHGVVTDWDDMERIWNWVYTEGLSALSEEHPVLLTEAPLNPRQNRDTAAQIFFETFNVPAFFTSIQAILSLYSTGRTTGIVLDSGDGVTHAVPVFEGFALPHAIQRIDLAGRDVTDHLQLLLRKAGHYLHTSAEKEVVRTIKERTCYLSLNPIKEEKDNGGAWEEFRLPDGKVIQLGSERFLAPEILFNPDLVGEEYPGVHQVIVDSINRADLDLRKSLFANIVLSGGSTLCTGFGDRLLHEVKKLSLKDVKLKIYAPPERKYSTWIGGSILAGLSSARKIFITADEYKEDPDIIHKKGF, translated from the exons ATGGCAGCAGAATTCGACGATGT CCTCATGAACCAGcccgtcgtcatcgacaAT ggCTCGGGCACGATCAAGGCCGGCTTTGCGGGTCAAGAGCAGCCGACATGCTATATCCCGAGCTT CGTCGGGCGGCCCAAGCACCCGCGCGTGATGGCCGGCGCGATCCAGGACACGCATTTTATTGGGAAACGCGCGCAGGAGTTGCGCGGCCTCCTCAAGATCAAGTATCCCATCGAACACGGCGTCGTTACAGACTGGGACGACATGGAACGTATTTGGAACTGGGTGTATACCGAAGGACTGAGTGCTCTGTCCGAGGAACACCCAGTGTTGTTGACAGAGGCCCCGCTGAATCCGCGGCAGAATCGCGATACGGCAGCCCAGATCTTCTTCGAGACGTTCAATGTTCCTGCATTCTTCACTTCCATTCAGGCCATCCTGAGTTT GTATTCGACGGGACGAACGACGGGTATCGTGCTCGATTCGGGAGATGGTGTGACCCACGCAGTGCCAGTCTTTGAGGGGTTTGCCCTGCCACACGCTATTCAGCGGATAGACCTCGCTGGACG CGACGTCACCGACCACCTCCAGCTCTTGCTCCGTAAGGCTGGGCATTATCTCCACACGTcggcggagaaggaggtcgTCCGGACTATCAAGGAGCGGACGTGTTACCTCTCACTCAACCCtatcaaggaggagaaggacaacggcggcgcgtgggaGGAGTTCCGTCTCCCAGACGGCAAAGTTATCCAG CTTGGCTCGGAGCGCTTTCTCGCCCCAGAGATCCTGTTCAACCCAGACCTCGTTGGGGAGGAGTATCCAGGCGTGCACCAGGTCATTGTCGACTCGATCAATCGCGCAgacctcgacctgcgcAAGTCGCTGTTTGCCAACATTGTGCTCTCGGGCGGCTCGACGTTGTGCACCGGTTTCGGCGACCGCCTGCTGcacgaggtcaagaagctctcgctcaaggacgtcaagctcaagaTATACGCGCCTCCCGAGCGCAAGTATTCTACGTGGATAGGAGGCTCGATCTTGGCCGGCTTGTCGAGCGCCCGCAAGATCTTTATCACAGCCGACGAGTACAAGGAGGACCCAGACATCATCCACAAGAAGGGCTTTTAG
- a CDS encoding uncharacterized protein (FMN-dependent dehydrogenase) yields MFARPLVRTARAVRCTKRRFASSTASTVSSGFATRAALAAAGAVVVAGTVYTILPQAHADASRVTKSGERIITLEEMGKHWQAGSLWVAIDGKVYDVSEFANTHPGGSRILLENGGRDTTKLFHAIHPPNTIHKYAKEVPCVGVIDPEELAVLASQRNAEDDRIDAARKRLFGVDSVVGISDFERYAKDLLPLHAWAYYSTGADTEGALAENAAIFKRLFFRPRIMRDVHDVDTSTEFLGVKSSIPVYVAPTARNGLGQPEGEVAVTRGAGATGIFQVLSHYASRSLDEVKAAARDGQHIGWQVYLNPDRERSREAIEEAVAAGAHSIWITADTVTLGKRETERRLNAEANPAPHGQPLSRERQRFGFSAHDARMSWDDIAFVRKYAPGLPVVIKGVGAWEDVVLAYKYGADAVVLSNHGGRQLDFAQPPLKVLYDVNKNAPQVLHRKNFNIFVDGSVRHGTDVLKALCLGATAVGLGRPFIYAATGWGSDGVEKAVEILEEEIAIGMQLLGVTRVDQLGPQYLDTSKI; encoded by the exons ATGTTCGCACGTCCACTGGTGCGCACTGCACGCGCGGTGCGCTGTACCAAGCGCCGCTTCGCTTCCTCAACTGCCAGCACTGTCAGCTCCGGGTTCGCGACGCGtgccgcgctcgctgccGCTGGCGCTGTTGTTGTC GCCGGCACAGTCTACACCATCCTTCCTCAGGCTCACGCCGATGCGTCTCGGGTTACCAAGTCCGGCGAGAGGATTATCACCCTCGAAGAGATGGGGAAGCACTGGCAGGCTGGGTCGCTGTGGGTTGCCATCGATGGGAAGGTGTATGA cgtgTCCGAGTTCGCCAACACCCAT cccgGCGGCAGCCGCATCCTGCTCGAGAACGGAGGGCGCGACACGACCAAGCTGTTCCATGCTATCCACCCGCCCAACACTATCCACAAGTACGCCAAGGAGGTGCCGTGCGTCGGCGTGATTGACCCCGAAG aacTCGCGGTTCTGGCGTCTCAGCGgaacgccgaggacgaccgGATTGACGCGGCACGAAAGAGACTGTTTGGTGTCGACTCGGTTGTTGGGATCTCAGACTTTGAG cgctATGCCAAGGACCTCCTTCCCTTGCACGCGTGGGCGTACTACTCGACGGGCGCGGACACAGAGGGCG ccctGGCCGAGAACGCTGCCATCTTCAAGCGCCTCTTCTTCCGGCCGCGCATTATGCGTGACGtgcacgacgtcgacacgTCCACCGAGTTCCTTGGCGTCAAGTCCAGCATCCCAGTGTACGTCGCTCCGACTGCGCGCAATGGCTTGGGCCAGCCGGAGGGCGAAGTCGCCGTTACACGGGGGGCGGGCGCAACCGGCATCTTCCAGGTGCTCTCACATTACGCGTCGCGttcgctcgacgaggtcaaggctgCGGCACGCGACGGCCAGCATATCGGGTGGCAGGTATATCTGAACCCTGATCG GGAGCGCAGTCGCGAGGCGATCGAAGAGGCTGTCGCGGCTGGCGCGCACTCTATCTGGATTACGGCAGACACTGTGACT CTTGGGAAGCGGGAGACGGAGCGCCGACTGAACGCCGAGGCAAACCCGGCACCACACGGGCAGCCGCTGAGTCGCGAGCGCCAGCGTTTCGG GTTCAGTGCGCACGACGCGCGCATGTCGTGGGATGACATTGCTTTTGTGCGCAAGTATGCTCCGGGCCTGCCTGTGGTGATCaagggcgtcggcgcgtgGGAGGACGTTGTGCTGGCTTACAAGTACGGCGCGGATGCTGTCGTCCTCTCCAACCACGGCGGGCGGCAGCTGGACTTTGCGCAGCCACCGCTCAAGGTGCTGTATGACGTGAACAAGAACGCGCCGCAGGTGCTGCACCGCAAGAACTTTAACATTTTTGTCGACGGCAGCGTGCGGCATGGCACCGACGTTCTCAAGGCGTTGTGTCTCGGCGCCACAGCGGTCGGGCTGGGCCGGCCGTTCATCTACGCTGCGACGGGGTGGGGCTCGGACGGAGTCGAGAAAGCGGTGGAAA tccttgaggaggagatcgcGATCGGGATGCAGCTGCTTGGCGTCACACGCGTCGACCAACTTGGCCCGCAATACCTCGACACGTCCAAGATCTAG
- the ADH1 gene encoding uncharacterized protein (Alcohol dehydrogenase GroES-like domain) → MSQEQIPKTQLAAVSDDASGFEIREIPVVQANELEPGRALVKVLYSGVCHTDLHVIKDDWPVKAERPCIAGHEGAGIIVAINDPISKLKVGDKVGVKWIAHSCNQCEFCIAGDEPLCLEAKCSGINAQGSFMQYCPAYTSQLTPIPDNLDMAEAAPILCAGVTVYKALKNSRARAGQWIAIPGAGGGLGSLAVQYAKWMGLKVIAIDSGAEKKKYCEEIGAAAWVDFKESKDIVAAVKAATPDGLGPHAAIITSPQPEAYLIAMEYIRPRGTVVAVGLPPAGAYVKADVFFTVLNNKTLTSSYVGNRQDAIESLQIAADGHVKCRIQTVPFKALEKVYTQMAEGSLVGRAVLDLFA, encoded by the exons ATGTCCCAGGAGCAGATCCCCAAGacccagctcgccgccgtctccGACGACGCCTCCGGCTTTGAGATCCGCGAGATCCCCGTCGTCCAGGccaacgagctcgagcccgGACGCGCTCTCGTCAAGGTCCTCTACTCGGGTGTCTGCCAC ACCGACCTTCACGTCATCAAGGACGACTGGCCGGTCAAGGCTGAGCGCCCCTGCATCGCCGGCCACGAGGGTGCTGGTATCATTGTCGCCATCAACGACCCCAtctccaagctcaaggtcggcgacaAGGTCGGTGTCAAGTGGATCGCCCACTCGTGCAACCAGTGCGAGTTCTGCATTGCCGGTGACGAGCCCCTCtgcctcgaggccaagtgCTCGGGCATCAACGCCCAGGGCTCGTTCATGCAGTACTGCCCTGCCTACACCTCGCAGCTCACCCCCATCCccgacaacctcgacatGGCCGAGGCTGCCCCCATTCTCTGCGCCGGTGTCACCGTCTACAAGGCCCTCAAGAACTCGCGCGCCCGTGCCGGCCAGTGGATCGCCATCCCCGGTGCCGGTGGTGGTCTCGGctccctcgccgtccaGTACGCCAAGTGGATGGGCCTCAAGGTCATCGCCATTGACTCTGgcgccgagaagaagaagtaCTGCGAGGAGATTGGTGCCGCCGCCTGGGTCGACTTCAAGGAGTCCAAGGACAttgtcgccgccgtcaaggccgctACCCCcgacggccttggcccCCACGCCGCCATCATCACCTCGCCCCAGCCCGAGGCCTACCTCATCGCCATGGAGTACATCCGCCCCCGCGGCActgtcgtcgctgtcggtCTCCCCCCCGCCGGCGCCtacgtcaaggccgacgtcTTCTTCACCGTCCTCAACAACAAGACCCTCACCTCGTCGTACGTCGGTAACCGCCAGGACGCCATCGAGTCGCTCCAGATTGCTGCCGACGGCCACGTCAAGTGCCGTATCCAGACCGTCCCCTTCAAGGCCCTCGAGAAGGTCTACACCCAGATGGCCGAGGGCTCGCTTGTCGGCcgtgccgtcctcgacctcttcgcCTAA
- a CDS encoding uncharacterized protein (Inositol phosphatase) has product MNRPPHTQLTGLALSSLSNQLPARISVPPFPITLHRRLILSLTDHGLLLKPVGIVPVSEDPAVLIHWGLKGKVEPYGSAPASTGQGDDEVEIGGVLGIVRLWDAAYLCVFLPATKQPTRLFQTDDDPFSDQEQQRVVHEIFTLTDVHFVPLVPDLANLQIRHLSRIMLKRVPKKPKPKTRWRLPWSPALGTAPSTDEESSESESEIDSADISRRSSEIAPEADETPIPLPPPPEEDTPEARVKRRLSLGWGRFKPRLGTPRTKPSTNAATTTSEKEGEEEVDEQEMTVLPKVTVEPPLDAVPEGDESRSSTPVDVPPSPSLSVASAGSDRPSRPGTPTPAPIIDAPQRRDLETKILRQMQQELGSGEFYYSFEFDSSHTLQYKRSRLSTRTTSTSLLEQLLSEGGPPEKPFFPRSGNTPPTSPGARSARSTTSAAEMGDIVEPDVHLPLWRRYDRRFFWNEHLMRDFIDLGLHAYILPVSQGWVQASTFTIPLPPTLADEEALPPIPVNIALISRRSKERAGLRYQRRGIDHEGHVANFVETEMMVRALVGGKVSLFSFVQIRGSIPLKWSQTPWSMKPPPVLDLPVDQTFSVANLHFDDLRQRHGPITVVNLSEQHGREAAVTNGFTELVADLGRPDIHYVPFDFHEHCKGMNWANISDLISQLDFSAMGYLWCLEGDAVREQHGVFRTNCIDCLDRTNVVQSAIARHVLTQMLLQLGVVVDPATSNIETVFNDIWANNGDMISMCYAHTTALKGDFVRTGKRDISGMLNDGVSSLSRMFYGAVTDFFAQAVISFMLGHRNMGVFNEFLQDLQTTESSALIKQSRIRAAAIETSSARVLSEGEHRVAGWTLLSPDQRNTTVSLKLEEKVLLLTKQALYVVSFNYTLEKVNEFTRIPLKSITSIQKGAYILSALQEAGRDATENAGFVVRFSPADEGTRYSTFSIRAKDVATPAPKSLFGTPTKLKRSSKSPVSTPKTPKTPEAVVELSAVDPDADEFFAFKALPREFAARNGPASDDEDDDVGLEAGETCAATVDRIVRRIRDQCARVHTIGDDFVENKDVVSISDAEKLVSVLARVDYAWKRFLWL; this is encoded by the exons ATGAACAGACCTCCTCATACACAGCTCACAGGCCTCGCATTATCCTCTCTTTCAAATCAACTCCCAGCACGCATAAGCGTCCCTCCATTCCCTATTACCTTACACCGccgcctcatcctctctcTCACAGACCATGGTCTCCTGCTCAAGCCCGTCGGCATCGTCCCGGTGTCCGAAGACCCAGCTGTCCTGATCCACTGGGGACTCAAAGGCAAGGTCGAACCTTATGGCTCGGCACCCGCAAGCACCGGCCAaggcgatgacgaggtcgagattGGCGGTGTGCTTGGCATCGTGCGGTTATGGGACG CCGCATACCTTTGTGTCTTCCTTCCCGCAACCAAGCAACCCACACGCCTCTTCCAaaccgacgacgaccccTTCAGCGACCAGGAGCAGCAGCGGGTCGTCCATGAGATCTTTACCCTCACTGACGTGCACTTTGTGCCCCTTGTGCCCGACCTTGCCAATTTGCAGATTCGGCACCTGTCCAGGATAATG TTGAAGCGGGTACCGAAGAAGCCAAAGCCCAAGACACGATGGCGTCTGCCATGGTCGCCTGCACTCGGCACAGCTCCATCGACGGACGAGgagtcgtccgagtccgaaTCGGAAATCGACTCGGCAGATATATCTCGGAGATCGTCTGAGATTGCacccgaggccgacgagacACCGATCCCGctcccaccacctcctGAGGAAGACACGCCCGAGGCCCGTGTCAAGCGGCGTCTGTCACTAGGCTGGGGCCGCTTCAAGCCTCGACTGGGGACGCCGCGGACCAAGCCGTCCACCAATGCAGCGACCACAACTTCTGAGAaagaaggggaagaggaagtTGATGAGCAGGAGATGACGGTACTTCCCAAGGTCACGGTCGAGCCTCCCCTCGACGCTGTGCCCGAAGGGGACGAGAGCCGCTCGTCCACGCCAGTCGACGTtccgccgtcgccctcgctctcaGTGGCCAGTGCAGGCAGCGACCGACCGTCGCGACCTGGTACACCGACCCCAGCGCCCATCATTGATGCGCCGCAGCGCCGGGACCTCGAGACCAAGATCCTGCGCCAGATGCAGCAGGAGCTGGGGTCGGGCGAGTTCTACTACTCGTTCGAGTTTGACTCGTCGCACACGCTCCAGTACAAGAGAAGCCGCCTGTCGACCCGGACGACATCGACGTCTCTGCTAGAGCAGCTCCTAAGCGAAGGTGGCCCGCCCGAAAAGCCGTTCTTCCCACGCTCTGGCAACACACCACCCACTTCGCCTGGCGCGCGCTCCGCCAGATCGACAAcgtcggccgccgagaTGGGCGACATCGTCGAGCCCGACGTCCACCTCCCTTTGTGGCGACGGTACGATCGGCGGTTCTTCTGGAACGAGCACCTCATGCGCGACTTCATCGACCTTGGGCTACACGCGTACATCCTCCCCGTATCACAGGGTTGGGTGCAGGCCTCCACATTCACgatccccctccccccgACACTAGCCGACGAAGAAGCACTGCCACCGATCCCCGTCAACATTGCACTTATTTCGCGTCGAAGCAAGGAGCGTGCCGGCCTGCGATATCAGAGACGTGGAATTGACCACGAGGGTCACGTCGCCAACTTTGTTGAGACGGAGATGATGGTGCGCGCTCTCGTCGGTGGCAAGGTCTCGCTCTTCAGCTTTGTGCAGATCCGCGGTTCGATCCCGCTCAAATGGAGCCAGACGCCGTGGTCGATGAAGCCGCCGCCTGTTCTCGATCTCCCTGTTGACCAGACATTCTCCGTTGCAAACTTGCACTTTGACGACctgcgccagcgccacgGTCCCATC accgTCGTCAACCTGTCTGAGCAGCACGGCCGGGAGGCGGCTGTTACGAACGGGTTCACAGAGCTCGTGGCGGATCTCGGTCGTCCGGATATCCACTACGTCCCCTTTGACTTCCACGAGCATTGCAAGGGCATGAACTGGGCCAATATCTCGGACCTCATCTCGCAGCTCGATTTCAGCGCCATGGGCTATCTCTGGTgcctcgagggcgatgcCGTGCGGGAGCAACACGGCGTGTTCCGGACCAA CTGCATTGACTGCCTGGATCGCACCAACGTAGTGCAATCGGCCATCGCGCGCCACGTTCTCACCCAGATGCTCCTTCAGCtcggtgtcgtcgtcgacccaGCCACCAGTAACATCGAGACAGTGTTCAACGACA ttTGGGCCAACAACGGCGACATGATCAGCATGTGCTACGCGCACACCACGGCGCTCAAGGGTGACTTTGTGCGCACGGGCAAGCGCGACATCTCTGGCATG CTCAACGACGGTGTGAGCTCGCTCAGTCGCATGTTCTACGGCGCCGTCACGGACTTCTTCGCGCAGGCTGTCATCTCCTTCATGCTTGGCCACCGCAACATGGGTGTGTTCAACGAGTTCCTCCAGGATCTGCAGACGACCGAGTCGTCTGCCCTCATCAAGCAGTCGCGAATccgtgccgccgcca TTgagacgagctcggcacgTGTGCTCAGTGAAGGCGAACACCGTGTCGCGGGTTGGACGCTCCTCTCCCCGGACCAGCGCAACACCACAGTCTCACTCAAGCTTGAGGAGAAGGTCTTGCTTCTT accaAGCAGGCGCTCTACGTCGTCTCGTTCAACTATACCTTGGAGAAGGTCAACGAGTTCACCCGCATCCCGCTCAAGTCCATTACCTCGATCCAGAAGG GCGCGTACATCCTTTCGGCGCTACAGGAGGCCGGGCGTGACGCGACTGAGAATGCCGGTTTCGTAGTCCGCTTCTCCCCTGCCGACGAAGGGACGCGATACAGCACCTTCTCGATCCGGGCAAAGGACGTAGCGACCCCTGCGCCCAAGAGCCTTTTCGGCACGCCGaccaagctcaagcgcTCGTCCAAGTCTCCAGTCAGCACGCCCAAGACTCCCAAGACCCCCGAGGCGGTAGTGGAGCTCTCGGCAGTGGACCCCGACGCGGACGAGTTCTTCGCCTTCAAGGCCCTTCCTCGCGAATTTGCTGCACGTAACGGACCCGCTTctgatgatgaggacgacgacgtaGGCCTAGAAGCGGGCGAGACGTGCGCCGCGACGGTCGACCGTATCGTACGCCGCATCAGGGACCAGTGTGCGCGTGTCCATACGATCGGGGACGACTTTGTCGAGAACAAGGACGTTGTTAG catcTCGGATGCTGAGAAGCTCGTCTCTGTACTCGCGAGGGTCGATTACGCTTGGAAGCGTTTCCTGTGGCTCTGA